In Halarcobacter bivalviorum, a genomic segment contains:
- the groES gene encoding co-chaperone GroES: MNFKPLGKRVLAQRTEVEEKTASGIILVDSAKEKPNTAKVIAVGSEVSELKEGDIIVFEQYRGSELSLEGEDYLVLDIENIIGVM, encoded by the coding sequence ATGAATTTTAAACCATTAGGAAAAAGAGTTCTTGCTCAAAGAACTGAAGTTGAAGAAAAAACTGCGAGCGGAATCATCCTAGTAGATTCTGCAAAAGAAAAACCTAATACTGCAAAAGTAATTGCTGTTGGTTCTGAAGTATCAGAATTAAAAGAAGGTGATATTATTGTATTTGAACAATACAGAGGATCAGAACTTTCATTAGAAGGTGAAGATTATTTAGTATTAGATATTGAAAATATTATAGGGGTTATGTAA
- the groL gene encoding chaperonin GroEL (60 kDa chaperone family; promotes refolding of misfolded polypeptides especially under stressful conditions; forms two stacked rings of heptamers to form a barrel-shaped 14mer; ends can be capped by GroES; misfolded proteins enter the barrel where they are refolded when GroES binds), whose protein sequence is MAKEITFSDNARNKLFSGVEKLADAVKVTMGPRGRNVLLQKSFGAPTITKDGVSVAREIELADTLENMGAQLVKEVASKTADEAGDGTTTATVLAHSVFKEGLRNVTAGANPISLKRGMDKACEAILANLKASSKVIADKTEIEQVATISANSDKAIGSMIAEAMDKVGKDGVITVEEAKGISDELDVVEGMQFDRGYLSPYFVTNSEKMIAELENPFILLYDKKISSLKEMLPILESVNQSGRPLLIVAEDVDGEALATLVVNRLRGSLNIAAVKAPGFGDRRKAMLEDIAVLTGGTVISEEMGMKLETAEFSCLGTAARVVIDKDNTTIVDGTGSAEMVQNRVNQIKAEIENTTSDYDREKLQERLAKLSGGVAVIKVGAATETEMKEKKDRVDDALSATRAAVEEGIVIGGGAALIRAAAKVNLELEGDEQIGADIVLRAIKAPMKQIATNAGFDAGVVVNEVEKSDNENFGFNAATGEYVDMFEAGIVDPAKVERVAMQNAVSVASLLLTTEATVTDIKEDKAGPAMPDMGGMGMPGMM, encoded by the coding sequence ATGGCAAAAGAGATTACTTTTAGTGATAATGCAAGAAATAAATTATTCTCAGGTGTTGAAAAATTAGCAGATGCAGTAAAAGTTACAATGGGACCTAGAGGAAGAAATGTACTTTTACAAAAATCATTTGGTGCTCCAACAATTACAAAAGATGGTGTATCTGTTGCAAGAGAGATTGAATTAGCTGATACATTAGAAAATATGGGAGCTCAATTAGTAAAAGAAGTTGCTTCTAAAACAGCAGATGAAGCTGGTGATGGAACTACAACTGCAACAGTTTTAGCTCACTCTGTATTTAAAGAGGGACTAAGAAATGTTACTGCTGGTGCAAACCCTATCTCTTTAAAAAGAGGAATGGATAAAGCTTGTGAAGCTATTTTAGCTAACTTAAAAGCTTCATCAAAAGTTATTGCTGATAAAACTGAAATTGAGCAAGTTGCTACAATCTCTGCAAATTCAGATAAAGCAATTGGTTCTATGATTGCTGAAGCAATGGATAAAGTTGGAAAAGATGGTGTTATTACTGTTGAGGAAGCAAAAGGTATTTCAGATGAGTTAGATGTAGTTGAAGGTATGCAGTTTGATAGAGGATATTTATCTCCATACTTTGTAACTAATTCTGAAAAAATGATTGCTGAATTAGAGAATCCATTTATTCTTTTATATGATAAAAAAATCTCTAGCTTAAAAGAGATGTTACCAATTTTAGAGTCTGTAAATCAATCAGGGAGACCACTATTAATTGTTGCAGAAGATGTAGATGGTGAAGCATTAGCTACATTAGTTGTAAATAGATTAAGAGGTTCTTTAAATATTGCTGCTGTTAAAGCACCAGGATTTGGTGATAGAAGAAAAGCAATGTTAGAAGATATTGCTGTATTAACTGGTGGTACTGTTATTTCTGAAGAGATGGGAATGAAACTTGAAACTGCTGAGTTCTCTTGTTTAGGAACTGCTGCAAGAGTTGTAATTGATAAAGATAATACAACAATTGTAGATGGTACAGGAAGTGCTGAAATGGTTCAAAATAGAGTTAACCAAATTAAAGCAGAGATTGAAAATACTACTTCAGATTATGATAGAGAAAAACTTCAAGAAAGACTTGCTAAGCTTTCTGGTGGTGTTGCTGTAATTAAAGTAGGTGCTGCAACAGAAACAGAAATGAAAGAGAAAAAAGATAGAGTTGATGATGCTTTATCTGCAACAAGAGCTGCAGTTGAAGAAGGTATCGTAATTGGTGGTGGAGCTGCATTAATTAGAGCTGCTGCTAAAGTAAACTTAGAACTTGAAGGTGATGAGCAAATTGGTGCAGATATTGTATTAAGAGCTATTAAAGCACCAATGAAACAAATTGCAACAAATGCTGGATTTGATGCTGGTGTTGTTGTAAATGAAGTTGAAAAATCTGATAATGAAAACTTTGGATTTAATGCTGCTACTGGTGAATATGTTGATATGTTTGAAGCAGGAATTGTTGACCCAGCAAAAGTTGAAAGAGTTGCAATGCAAAATGCAGTATCTGTAGCTTCATTATTATTAACTACAGAAGCAACTGTAACAGATATTAAAGAAGATAAAGCAGGACCAGCAATGCCAGATATGGGTGGAATGGGAATGCCAGGAATGATGTAA
- a CDS encoding YkgJ family cysteine cluster protein: MKEFIETSNLKFTFGSCSNCEANCCNGLRGTTYSQILKEEFVKIYKNFPILFIFGDLGFIKPVIILTNGKDYCPYQKNQRCTIYENRPTVCRTYPLSPNLDNNIYVDSSCPQINQSSNVLVENNQIIDDSYKNEIFNNYQEKYINTHFEFENLKKEDFKNILKIRNMDFYIYTGQSSSEYLKMHKESIENLKNLISKKETDFIKF, encoded by the coding sequence ATGAAAGAATTTATTGAAACATCAAATTTAAAATTTACTTTTGGTTCATGTAGTAATTGTGAAGCAAATTGTTGTAATGGTTTAAGAGGAACAACTTACTCTCAAATTTTAAAAGAAGAGTTTGTTAAGATATATAAAAATTTTCCTATCCTTTTTATCTTTGGAGATTTAGGCTTTATTAAACCGGTAATTATTTTAACAAATGGCAAAGACTACTGTCCATATCAAAAAAATCAAAGATGTACTATTTATGAAAATAGACCGACTGTATGTAGAACTTATCCCTTAAGTCCAAATCTAGATAATAATATCTATGTAGATAGTTCATGTCCTCAAATAAATCAATCTTCAAATGTATTAGTTGAGAATAATCAAATTATTGATGATTCATATAAAAATGAGATATTTAATAACTATCAAGAAAAATATATTAATACCCATTTTGAATTTGAAAATTTAAAAAAAGAAGACTTTAAAAATATTCTTAAAATTAGAAATATGGATTTTTATATATATACAGGGCAAAGCTCAAGTGAGTATCTTAAAATGCATAAAGAGTCAATAGAAAATCTAAAAAATCTTATCTCAAAAAAAGAAACTGACTTTATAAAATTTTAA
- a CDS encoding inositol monophosphatase family protein: protein MKEKLVEIIKEAGKLLKEGYFSNKEVNFKAKKDLVTKYDVAVENYLKKEFLKEFTDFNIIAEESDNTNIEFNNSIIIDPIDGTTNFVNQVPHTCISVGVYKDKKPFIGIVYNPILDELYEAQIGQGAFLNGEKLEVSKENDFQKSLLATGFPYSNSTNQDDLNDVIEKIRVILPRCQDIRRLGSAAIDLCFIARGTYEGYYEMNLKAWDVSAGIIILQEAGGKFTSLTGSEYTLFEDKYIVASNGLIHDELVELLNQ, encoded by the coding sequence ATGAAAGAAAAATTAGTAGAAATTATAAAAGAAGCAGGAAAATTATTAAAAGAGGGATATTTTTCTAATAAAGAAGTTAACTTTAAAGCAAAAAAAGATTTAGTTACTAAATATGATGTTGCAGTAGAAAACTATTTAAAAAAAGAGTTTTTAAAAGAGTTTACTGATTTTAATATTATTGCAGAGGAATCAGATAATACAAATATAGAGTTTAATAATTCAATAATTATTGATCCAATCGATGGAACTACAAACTTTGTAAATCAAGTACCGCATACTTGTATCTCAGTTGGAGTTTATAAGGATAAAAAACCCTTTATTGGAATAGTCTATAATCCTATTTTAGATGAATTATATGAAGCACAAATTGGCCAAGGAGCTTTTTTAAATGGAGAAAAACTAGAAGTTTCAAAAGAGAATGATTTTCAAAAATCTTTATTAGCTACGGGTTTTCCTTATAGTAATAGTACAAATCAAGATGATTTAAATGATGTAATAGAAAAAATAAGAGTCATTCTTCCACGATGTCAAGATATTAGAAGGCTTGGAAGTGCTGCAATTGATTTATGTTTTATCGCTCGAGGGACTTATGAAGGCTATTATGAGATGAATTTAAAAGCGTGGGATGTAAGTGCAGGTATTATTATTTTACAAGAAGCAGGTGGTAAGTTTACAAGTTTAACAGGAAGTGAATATACCCTTTTTGAAGATAAATATATAGTTGCATCAAATGGTTTAATTCATGATGAGCTTGTTGAACTACTAAATCAGTAA